Proteins encoded within one genomic window of Chroicocephalus ridibundus chromosome 7, bChrRid1.1, whole genome shotgun sequence:
- the DPH1 gene encoding 2-(3-amino-3-carboxypropyl)histidine synthase subunit 1 isoform X2, with product MAASVRVGSAVPVPAAVRGPVRRAAQQIPEEILSNAELREAAEALPRNYNFEIPKTVWRIRQAQAKKVALQMPEGLLMFACTIADIVERFTDAEAVVMGDVTYGACCVDDYTARALGADFLVHYGHSCLIPIDATQGLKMLYVFVDIKIDTSHFLETIRFNFAAGTSLALVSTIQFVSTVQAASQELRSQYKVCVPQCKPLSPGEILGCTSPRLAQDTDAIVYLGDGRFHLESIMIANPGIPAYRYDPYSKVFSQEHYGHERMRRARQDAIATAAGARCWGLILGTLGRQGSPGILQHLESRLRALGRPFVRVLLSEIFPSKLRLFPDVDAWVQVACPRLSIDWGEAFSKPLLTPYEAAVALRDVEWQQPYPMDFYASQSLGPWTVNHAGTQPPRHSRTAQGTPPAPPTPAEGEERPSTGGTAAS from the exons ATGGCGGCCTCCGTGAGGGTCGGGAGCGCGGTCCCGGTGCCCGCCGCAG TCCGAGGCCCTGTGCGGCGAGCAGCGCAGCAGATCCCCGAGGAGATCCTCAGTAACGCGGAGCTGCGGGAGGCGGCAGAGGCTCTGCCCCGAAACTACAACTTCGAGATCCCCAAGACCGTCTGGCGGATCCGGCAGGCTCAGGCCAAGAAGG TGGCCCTGCAGATGCCAGAGGGGCTCCTCATGTTCGCCTGCACCATCGCAGACATCGTTGAGCG GTTCACGGACGCAGAGGCAGTGGTGATGGGCGACGTGACCTACGGCGCATGCTGCGTGGATGACTACACGGCCCGGGCCCTGGGCGCTGACTTCTTGGTGCACTACGGACACAGCTGCTTGA TTCCCATCGACGCCACACAGGGGCTGAAGATGCTCTACGTGTTCGTGGACATCAAGATCGACACATCCCATTTCCTCGAGACCATTCGCTTCAACTTTGCAGCGGGCACCTCCCTGGCCCTCGTCAGCACCATCCAGTTCGTCTCCACCGTCCAG GCAGCATCGCAGGAGCTGCGCTCCCAGTACAAGGTGTGTGTGCCCCAGTGCAAGCCGCTATCCCCAGGGGAGATCCTAGGCTGCACGTCGCCCCGGCTCGCCCAGGACACAGATGCCATTGT ATATTTGGGCGACGGGCGCTTCCACCTGGAGTCCATCATGATCGCTAACCCGGGGATACCCGCCTACAG GTACGATCCCTACAGCAAGGTCTTCTCCCAGGAGCACTACGGCCACGAGCGCATGCGCCGCGCTCGGCAGGATGCCATCGCCACCGCTGCCGGCGCCCGCTGCTGGGGACTCATCTTGGGCACGTTGGGGCGCCAGGGCTCCCCCGGCATCCTGCAG CACCTGGAGTCACGTCTCCGCGCCCTGGGCCGGCCCTTCGTGCGGGTGCTGCTGTCCGAGATCTTCCCCAGCAAGCTGCGGCTCTTCCCTGACGTGGACGC GTGGGTGCAGGTAGCCTGTCCCCGGCTCTCCATTGACTGGGGAGAAGCCTTCAGCAAGCCGCTGCTGACACCCTACGAG GCCGCGGTGGCTCTCCGGGACGTCGAGTGGCAGCAGCCGTACCCCATGGACTTCTACGCCAGCCAGTCCCTGGGGCCATGGACAGTGAACCACGCCGGCACACAGCCCCCGCGCCACAGCCGGACGGCCCAG GGGACGCCGcccgcgccccccaccccggcagagGGTGAGGAGAGGCCGAGCACCGGGGGCACAGCAGCCTCCTGA
- the OVCA2 gene encoding esterase OVCA2, with protein MSGGRPLRLLGLHGYRQSERRFHQRTGALRKALRGRAELVAVNAPHPVPGGGEDDDGDDPPRGWWFSGPGTFEAGEVAEAPAGLEESLSAVAAALAEHGPFDGLLGFSQGAALAAMVCALRARGDPRFPVAFAILVAGFASRAPAHSHFYREPIALPTLHVVGDADAVIAAPLSRELAQHFVEPVVLTHPGGHFVPAAAPQKKAYLDFLDQFCPGQGQAEPPGAGAI; from the coding sequence ATGTCGGGGGGGCGGCCGCtgcggctgctggggctgcacgGCTACCGGCAGAGCGAGCGCCGCTTCCACCAGCGCACCGGCGCGCTGCGCAAGGCCCTGCGTGGCCGCGCAGAGCTGGTGGCCGTCAACGCCCCGCATCCCgtgcccggcggcggcgaggaCGACGACGGGGACGACCCCCCCCGCGGCTGGTGGTTCTCCGGGCCCGGCACCTTTGAGGCGGGGGAGGTGGCGGAGGCTCCGGCGGGGCTGGAGGAGTCGCTGTCGGCcgtggcggcggcgctggcggaGCACGGGCCTTTTGACGGGCTGCTGGGCTTCAGCCAGGGCGCGGCGCTGGCCGCCATGGTGTGCGCCCTGCGGGCCCGCGGCGACCCCCGCTTCCCCGTGGCCTTCGCCATCCTGGTGGCCGGCTTCGCCAGCCGCGCCCCGGCCCACAGCCACTTCTACCGGGAACCCATTGCCCTGCCCACGCTGCACGTCGTGGGCGATGCCGACGCTGTCATCGCTGCCCCCCTCAGCAGGGAGCTGGCCCAGCACTTTGTGGAGCCTGTTGTCCTCACCCACCCCGGCGGGCACTTCGTCCCTGCAGCTGCGCCCCAGAAGAAGGCCTACCTGGACTTTTTGGACCAATTCTGCCCCGGACAGGGCCAGGCTGAGCCCCCGGGGGCTGGGGCCATTTGA
- the DPH1 gene encoding 2-(3-amino-3-carboxypropyl)histidine synthase subunit 1 isoform X1 encodes MGCAALPVAPLGQPVCPAVRGPVRRAAQQIPEEILSNAELREAAEALPRNYNFEIPKTVWRIRQAQAKKVALQMPEGLLMFACTIADIVERFTDAEAVVMGDVTYGACCVDDYTARALGADFLVHYGHSCLIPIDATQGLKMLYVFVDIKIDTSHFLETIRFNFAAGTSLALVSTIQFVSTVQAASQELRSQYKVCVPQCKPLSPGEILGCTSPRLAQDTDAIVYLGDGRFHLESIMIANPGIPAYRYDPYSKVFSQEHYGHERMRRARQDAIATAAGARCWGLILGTLGRQGSPGILQHLESRLRALGRPFVRVLLSEIFPSKLRLFPDVDAWVQVACPRLSIDWGEAFSKPLLTPYEAAVALRDVEWQQPYPMDFYASQSLGPWTVNHAGTQPPRHSRTAQGTPPAPPTPAEGEERPSTGGTAAS; translated from the exons ATGGGTTGCGCTGCCCTCCCAGTCGCTCCTTTAGGCCAGCCCGTTTGTCCCGCAGTCCGAGGCCCTGTGCGGCGAGCAGCGCAGCAGATCCCCGAGGAGATCCTCAGTAACGCGGAGCTGCGGGAGGCGGCAGAGGCTCTGCCCCGAAACTACAACTTCGAGATCCCCAAGACCGTCTGGCGGATCCGGCAGGCTCAGGCCAAGAAGG TGGCCCTGCAGATGCCAGAGGGGCTCCTCATGTTCGCCTGCACCATCGCAGACATCGTTGAGCG GTTCACGGACGCAGAGGCAGTGGTGATGGGCGACGTGACCTACGGCGCATGCTGCGTGGATGACTACACGGCCCGGGCCCTGGGCGCTGACTTCTTGGTGCACTACGGACACAGCTGCTTGA TTCCCATCGACGCCACACAGGGGCTGAAGATGCTCTACGTGTTCGTGGACATCAAGATCGACACATCCCATTTCCTCGAGACCATTCGCTTCAACTTTGCAGCGGGCACCTCCCTGGCCCTCGTCAGCACCATCCAGTTCGTCTCCACCGTCCAG GCAGCATCGCAGGAGCTGCGCTCCCAGTACAAGGTGTGTGTGCCCCAGTGCAAGCCGCTATCCCCAGGGGAGATCCTAGGCTGCACGTCGCCCCGGCTCGCCCAGGACACAGATGCCATTGT ATATTTGGGCGACGGGCGCTTCCACCTGGAGTCCATCATGATCGCTAACCCGGGGATACCCGCCTACAG GTACGATCCCTACAGCAAGGTCTTCTCCCAGGAGCACTACGGCCACGAGCGCATGCGCCGCGCTCGGCAGGATGCCATCGCCACCGCTGCCGGCGCCCGCTGCTGGGGACTCATCTTGGGCACGTTGGGGCGCCAGGGCTCCCCCGGCATCCTGCAG CACCTGGAGTCACGTCTCCGCGCCCTGGGCCGGCCCTTCGTGCGGGTGCTGCTGTCCGAGATCTTCCCCAGCAAGCTGCGGCTCTTCCCTGACGTGGACGC GTGGGTGCAGGTAGCCTGTCCCCGGCTCTCCATTGACTGGGGAGAAGCCTTCAGCAAGCCGCTGCTGACACCCTACGAG GCCGCGGTGGCTCTCCGGGACGTCGAGTGGCAGCAGCCGTACCCCATGGACTTCTACGCCAGCCAGTCCCTGGGGCCATGGACAGTGAACCACGCCGGCACACAGCCCCCGCGCCACAGCCGGACGGCCCAG GGGACGCCGcccgcgccccccaccccggcagagGGTGAGGAGAGGCCGAGCACCGGGGGCACAGCAGCCTCCTGA